The Flavobacteriales bacterium genome includes a region encoding these proteins:
- the lnt gene encoding apolipoprotein N-acyltransferase codes for MSQRFKYLLIPLLGGAMLGLAWPPNSLPFLLFLGFVPFFILEDFFTTPKSGKYFFGYLYLGLFLFNFITTWWVWYASPGGAVFMLIANTALMTLPFLAYRILKRNVGLGRALFGFILAWLSFEYFHFRWQLSYPWLTLGNAFATTPNLVQWYEYTGVLGGSLWILAVNSFLFYIGKNYRKRHVWITVALLVFPIFLSIVIWFVEILPHKGNQGKKVLIIQPNIDPYNEKFADGGVEGQLEKFFMLCDQQRDEHINLIVLPETALANLIDEEELENYFAIRRIKSYLKNYPNPDVKMLIGASTMKYLPKTEQPSQFTRINPYNGQYYTSYNTALLIDKNGVQKIYHKSKLVPGVEAFPFPKFFAFFDKLLHLDLGGEAGNLGRDSSAVCFNVEDVSVAPLICYESIYGEYVSDFTNQQADMLAVITNDGWWKNTAGHKQHKHYARLRAIEQRRWVVRSANTGISCVIDDAGNVHQELGWWQEGIITEYIPERTKTTFYSKSGDYIGKIAQYLFVLLMLSVFVKWKVRQGK; via the coding sequence ATGAGCCAACGTTTCAAATATCTACTCATTCCGTTGCTCGGCGGAGCAATGTTGGGTTTAGCTTGGCCACCAAATAGTTTGCCTTTTTTGCTGTTTTTGGGCTTCGTTCCATTTTTTATTTTAGAAGACTTTTTTACTACCCCAAAAAGCGGAAAATATTTCTTTGGATACCTTTATCTGGGATTATTTCTTTTCAATTTTATTACCACTTGGTGGGTATGGTATGCATCACCCGGTGGAGCAGTTTTTATGCTAATTGCCAACACGGCTTTGATGACCTTGCCCTTTTTGGCTTATCGAATTTTGAAAAGAAACGTGGGGCTTGGCCGAGCGTTATTTGGCTTTATTTTGGCATGGCTGAGCTTCGAGTATTTTCATTTTCGATGGCAACTTAGCTACCCGTGGCTCACACTCGGAAATGCCTTTGCCACCACACCCAATTTGGTGCAGTGGTATGAATATACAGGAGTTTTGGGCGGCTCATTATGGATTTTAGCCGTAAATAGTTTTTTGTTTTACATCGGTAAAAATTACAGAAAACGGCATGTTTGGATAACTGTAGCTTTACTTGTTTTTCCAATATTTTTATCAATCGTGATTTGGTTTGTCGAAATTCTTCCGCATAAAGGAAACCAAGGCAAAAAAGTTTTAATCATTCAACCCAACATTGACCCGTACAATGAAAAGTTTGCCGATGGTGGTGTGGAGGGGCAATTGGAGAAGTTTTTTATGTTGTGCGACCAACAACGAGATGAGCATATCAACCTAATTGTGCTGCCTGAAACCGCTTTGGCCAATTTGATTGACGAAGAGGAATTAGAAAATTATTTTGCCATTCGTCGAATAAAATCGTATCTAAAAAATTACCCAAACCCCGATGTAAAAATGCTCATTGGTGCATCTACCATGAAATATTTACCTAAAACAGAGCAGCCAAGTCAGTTTACCCGAATCAATCCATACAACGGCCAATATTATACATCATACAACACTGCGTTGTTGATTGACAAAAACGGTGTTCAGAAAATATACCACAAATCAAAGCTGGTGCCGGGGGTAGAGGCTTTTCCGTTTCCAAAATTCTTTGCTTTTTTTGATAAACTCTTGCATCTTGATTTGGGTGGCGAGGCCGGAAATTTAGGCAGAGACAGCAGTGCCGTTTGTTTTAATGTAGAAGATGTTTCGGTGGCACCATTAATCTGTTATGAGTCAATTTATGGCGAATATGTGAGCGATTTTACCAATCAACAGGCCGATATGTTAGCCGTGATAACCAACGACGGATGGTGGAAAAATACGGCAGGACACAAACAACATAAGCATTATGCTCGATTGCGAGCCATTGAGCAACGGCGTTGGGTGGTGCGGAGTGCAAACACAGGTATAAGCTGTGTTATTGACGATGCGGGAAACGTGCACCAGGAACTTGGATGGTGGCAAGAAGGTATCATAACGGAATATATTCCAGAGCGAACCAAAACTACATTTTATTCAAAATCAGGCGATTATATCGGAAAAATAGCACAGTATCTTTTTGTATTACTCATGTTGAGTGTTTTTGTAAAATGGAAAGTAAGACAAGGGAAATAA
- a CDS encoding ATP-binding protein: MEYLHRKIVENIMNKLQPNKVVVLFGARRVGKTVLLKEVLKQINEPILSLNGEDITVHHLLEVRSIENYTQLIGNHKVLLIDEAQKIPEIGQKLKLMVDEIEGLKIIISGSSVLDVANDAGEPLTGRKYTFNLYGLAESEYNQIENSIVKPDKLRERLVFGNYPELLHLPNQSDKIDYLKELVSSYLLKDILVYENIKNAQKIYNLLRMIAFQIGGEVSLQELGNQLGISKNTVEKYLDLLSKVFILHKVEGFSRNLRKEITKSSRWYFLDNGIRNAVITNFNMPELRNDVGQLWENYAIAERIKYLEYNKISSSNFFWRTYDQQEIDWVEERNGGLFGYELKWKQETIKIPPQWKKAYPEAGFELINQRNLVDWVS; this comes from the coding sequence ATGGAATACTTGCATAGAAAAATAGTAGAAAACATTATGAACAAGCTACAACCCAACAAAGTTGTGGTATTGTTTGGTGCCAGAAGAGTGGGTAAAACAGTGCTACTAAAAGAGGTGTTAAAACAGATTAATGAGCCGATACTTTCTTTAAACGGAGAGGACATAACTGTGCATCATTTGCTTGAGGTGCGAAGCATCGAAAACTATACGCAACTTATTGGAAACCACAAAGTTTTGCTAATAGACGAAGCTCAAAAAATACCGGAAATTGGCCAAAAATTAAAGCTGATGGTGGATGAAATAGAAGGTCTAAAAATCATCATTTCAGGCTCATCGGTGCTGGATGTGGCCAACGATGCAGGCGAACCGCTGACCGGAAGAAAATATACATTTAATCTATACGGACTTGCAGAAAGTGAGTATAACCAAATTGAAAACAGCATCGTAAAACCTGATAAATTAAGGGAACGATTGGTGTTTGGTAATTACCCCGAGCTGTTGCATTTGCCTAATCAGTCGGATAAAATTGATTACTTGAAGGAGTTGGTAAGTTCGTATTTGCTCAAAGATATCCTTGTTTATGAAAACATAAAAAACGCTCAGAAGATATACAATTTGCTTCGAATGATTGCTTTTCAAATTGGGGGGGAGGTTTCCTTACAAGAACTTGGAAATCAATTGGGTATAAGCAAAAACACTGTTGAAAAGTACCTAGATTTATTGAGTAAAGTGTTTATCCTACACAAAGTGGAAGGTTTTAGTAGAAATTTGAGAAAAGAAATAACAAAAAGCTCTCGGTGGTATTTTCTCGATAATGGAATTAGAAATGCGGTTATAACCAATTTTAATATGCCCGAATTGCGAAATGACGTTGGCCAACTTTGGGAAAACTATGCCATCGCTGAACGAATCAAGTATTTGGAATACAACAAAATTTCATCCAGCAATTTTTTTTGGCGAACTTACGACCAACAGGAAATAGACTGGGTAGAGGAGAGAAATGGTGGGTTATTTGGATATGAATTAAAATGGAAACAGGAAACAATAAAAATACCTCCCCAATGGAAAAAGGCTTACCCCGAGGCAGGTTTCGAACTCATAAATCAGCGAAATCTTGTCGATTGGGTGTCTTAA
- the fabD gene encoding ACP S-malonyltransferase: MKKAYVFPGQGAQFSGMGKDLYENAEAKKLFDKANEILGFQITDVMFNGSDEDLKQTKITQPAVFLHSVILAKTKPDFKPDMVAGHSLGEISALVAAGVLSFEDGLKLVSIRAMAMQRACELNPSTMAAVLGLDDEVIEQVCSQINNEVIVAANYNCPGQLVISGSNEGVRIACEMLLEKGAKRALPLPVGGAFHSPLMEPAREELAAAINEAAFNTPVCPIYQNVSTVAETNPETIKANLIAQLTAPVKWTQSVQNMVSDGATDFVEVGPGKALQGMIKKIHREAEVSGIS, encoded by the coding sequence ATGAAAAAGGCTTATGTTTTTCCCGGACAAGGGGCACAATTTTCAGGAATGGGCAAAGACCTATATGAAAATGCGGAAGCAAAAAAGTTGTTTGACAAAGCAAACGAAATTTTAGGTTTTCAAATTACGGATGTTATGTTTAATGGCAGCGATGAAGATTTGAAACAGACAAAAATAACGCAACCTGCCGTTTTTCTTCATTCGGTCATTTTGGCCAAAACAAAGCCTGATTTTAAGCCTGATATGGTGGCAGGGCATTCGTTAGGAGAAATATCAGCCCTTGTTGCAGCGGGTGTTTTGAGTTTTGAAGACGGTTTAAAATTGGTCAGTATTCGGGCTATGGCCATGCAAAGGGCTTGTGAGCTGAATCCGTCAACAATGGCTGCCGTTTTAGGTTTGGATGATGAAGTAATTGAGCAAGTGTGCAGCCAAATAAATAATGAAGTGATTGTAGCCGCAAACTACAATTGCCCGGGGCAGTTGGTCATTTCAGGTTCAAACGAAGGTGTGCGTATTGCCTGCGAAATGCTTTTAGAAAAAGGAGCAAAGAGGGCTTTACCTTTACCCGTTGGTGGTGCATTTCATTCACCGTTAATGGAGCCGGCTCGTGAGGAATTGGCTGCTGCCATTAATGAAGCCGCTTTTAATACACCGGTTTGCCCAATTTATCAAAATGTTTCAACGGTAGCCGAAACCAATCCGGAAACCATAAAAGCAAATCTGATTGCCCAACTGACAGCACCGGTAAAATGGACGCAAAGCGTTCAAAACATGGTGTCAGATGGTGCAACGGATTTTGTAGAAGTTGGTCCCGGAAAGGCTTTGCAAGGCATGATTAAGAAAATACACCGAGAAGCTGAGGTAAGCGGAATAAGCTAA
- the mgtE gene encoding magnesium transporter: MENFQLNKEFVDEFLIHIESRNEEELYATLEMLYPADIAELFDELNLEQAVYITSLLPSSKKVDMLAELEPDVRKRFYEGYTKEQIALEFIQYMETDDAVDILSDWSSEQASEIISLLPDKSHSMFLTTLLRYPDDTAGGLMAGELIKVNIDWTVAQCTEEIRKQAEEVTRVYTVYVVDDNDILLGWASLKKILLSRANAKISQIFDSNVLYGNVYTPAEEIANTMNKYDLVALPIVDPLKRLVGRVTIDDAVDYIKEEADKDYQMLSGISQSVEVNDRVWILSKARLPWLVVGLFGGILSSLVIGNFEGNLLENVQLALFMPLIMAMGGNVGVQSSSIIVQGLANNTITSNDVWGKISKELMVALINGLVCSALLMGYGFISGNSQEIMTTVSIALMSVILFASVIGTIVPLVLDRFDIDPALATGPFITTSNDLLGLFLYFTIGKLLL; encoded by the coding sequence ATGGAAAATTTCCAACTAAATAAAGAGTTTGTTGATGAGTTTTTGATTCATATCGAATCAAGAAATGAGGAGGAATTGTATGCCACTTTGGAGATGCTTTACCCCGCAGATATTGCCGAACTTTTTGACGAATTAAACCTTGAACAGGCGGTTTACATCACCTCCCTACTTCCATCGAGCAAAAAGGTGGATATGCTTGCCGAATTAGAACCCGATGTACGAAAACGCTTTTATGAAGGATACACCAAAGAGCAAATAGCTTTAGAGTTTATTCAATATATGGAAACCGACGATGCGGTGGATATATTAAGCGATTGGTCGTCAGAACAAGCCTCGGAAATAATTTCGTTGCTTCCCGACAAGTCGCACTCAATGTTTTTAACCACGCTGCTTAGGTATCCTGATGATACCGCCGGTGGCCTGATGGCCGGGGAGCTTATTAAGGTAAACATTGACTGGACAGTGGCTCAATGCACCGAAGAAATCAGAAAACAGGCCGAAGAGGTGACTCGGGTTTATACGGTTTATGTGGTGGACGACAATGATATTTTGTTGGGTTGGGCATCGCTGAAAAAGATACTTTTATCGAGAGCTAATGCCAAAATATCCCAAATTTTTGACAGCAATGTGCTTTATGGCAATGTTTATACACCTGCCGAAGAAATTGCGAACACCATGAATAAATACGACTTGGTGGCATTGCCCATTGTTGACCCTCTAAAACGACTGGTAGGCCGCGTAACTATTGATGATGCCGTAGATTATATCAAAGAAGAGGCCGACAAAGATTATCAAATGCTTTCTGGTATTTCTCAATCGGTAGAGGTAAACGACCGCGTATGGATATTGTCAAAAGCCAGACTGCCGTGGTTGGTAGTGGGTTTATTTGGGGGCATTCTCAGTTCGTTGGTTATCGGCAATTTTGAAGGAAATTTGTTAGAAAATGTACAATTAGCCTTGTTTATGCCACTCATAATGGCCATGGGAGGCAATGTTGGTGTGCAATCTTCATCCATTATTGTGCAAGGTTTGGCCAATAACACGATTACCAGCAATGATGTTTGGGGAAAGATAAGCAAAGAGTTGATGGTGGCCCTAATCAACGGTTTGGTTTGCTCGGCTTTGCTTATGGGATATGGTTTTATCAGCGGCAATTCGCAAGAAATTATGACCACCGTTAGCATCGCTTTAATGTCTGTCATTCTTTTTGCATCCGTCATCGGCACTATTGTACCACTTGTTTTGGATAGATTTGATATAGATCCGGCGTTGGCCACGGGGCCTTTTATTACCACAAGTAATGATTTGCTGGGCTTGTTTTTATATTTTACCATTGGCAAACTTCTATTATAA
- the meaB gene encoding methylmalonyl Co-A mutase-associated GTPase MeaB encodes MIHSMNVAEVCNQIIGGDIVALSKAITLTESTKPEHQQTALEILDYCQPHSGKSIRIAITGVPGVGKSTFINQFGNLLIEEYGKKVAVLAIDPSSRNSHGSILGDKTRMTELSAQKNAFIRPSANGETLGGVASKTQDAIVICEAAGFDVLLVETVGVGQSETMVHNMVDFFLLLLLPGAGDDLQGIKRGIVEMADLIAINKSEENQILAAEALKHYQNALMFMPQHRQNYQPKVLLTDAISGKNLETIWDEIQQYVMLATENGTFQKNRQKQAVAQFKMQLGEVFNMILFQNEKVKIKYNQLSNSVLEGKISPKTAAVQLVKSMLVG; translated from the coding sequence ATGATTCATTCCATGAATGTTGCAGAAGTTTGTAATCAAATTATCGGAGGTGATATTGTGGCACTTTCCAAAGCCATAACTCTAACAGAAAGCACCAAACCCGAACACCAACAAACTGCGTTGGAAATATTAGATTATTGCCAACCCCACAGCGGAAAATCCATAAGAATTGCGATAACCGGAGTTCCGGGTGTGGGCAAAAGCACCTTTATCAATCAATTTGGCAATTTGCTTATTGAAGAGTATGGTAAAAAAGTGGCCGTTTTGGCAATAGACCCAAGCAGCAGAAACTCACACGGAAGTATTTTGGGAGACAAAACCCGGATGACTGAACTTTCTGCCCAAAAAAATGCCTTTATACGCCCATCGGCCAATGGTGAAACGCTAGGTGGGGTTGCATCCAAAACACAGGATGCCATTGTAATTTGTGAAGCGGCTGGTTTTGATGTTCTATTGGTAGAAACGGTGGGTGTTGGCCAAAGTGAAACAATGGTTCACAACATGGTCGATTTCTTTTTGTTGCTGCTTTTGCCGGGTGCCGGCGATGATTTGCAGGGTATAAAAAGAGGTATTGTAGAAATGGCCGATTTGATTGCCATAAATAAAAGCGAAGAAAACCAAATTTTGGCTGCCGAAGCCCTAAAACATTACCAAAATGCCCTCATGTTTATGCCTCAACATCGGCAAAATTATCAACCAAAAGTGTTGTTGACGGATGCTATTTCGGGTAAAAATTTGGAAACCATCTGGGATGAAATTCAGCAATATGTAATGCTGGCAACCGAAAATGGCACGTTCCAAAAAAACCGACAAAAACAAGCCGTAGCCCAGTTTAAAATGCAACTTGGAGAGGTTTTTAACATGATTTTATTTCAAAACGAAAAAGTGAAAATAAAATACAACCAACTATCTAACAGCGTTTTAGAGGGTAAAATATCCCCAAAAACGGCCGCGGTGCAGCTCGTAAAAAGTATGTTGGTTGGGTAG
- the lipB gene encoding lipoyl(octanoyl) transferase LipB: MESKTREIKVEDLGLIDYQTAWDKQKEMVIALQNDESSNTVLLCEHNHVYTFGKSANRNNLLINDSFLNQIGAQKFEIERGGDITYHGPGQLVGYPILNLHQLGMGVKKYVDVLEESIIETLLKFNIKTERMEGLTGIWLTEGLPRKIAAIGIKVSRGITMHGFALNVNTDLSYFNHMIPCGIADKGVTSMQKELHRAIEMKAVKEAFAKAFLKNIANNNF; the protein is encoded by the coding sequence ATGGAAAGTAAGACAAGGGAAATAAAAGTTGAAGACCTTGGTTTGATTGATTATCAAACGGCTTGGGATAAGCAAAAGGAAATGGTGATAGCTCTTCAGAACGATGAAAGTTCGAATACTGTTTTGCTCTGCGAACACAACCATGTTTATACTTTTGGTAAAAGTGCCAATCGTAATAACTTGTTGATTAACGATTCTTTTTTAAATCAAATTGGAGCTCAAAAATTTGAAATAGAGCGGGGAGGAGACATTACCTATCACGGACCCGGGCAGTTGGTGGGCTATCCAATTCTAAACCTGCATCAATTGGGAATGGGAGTGAAGAAATATGTGGATGTATTGGAAGAATCTATCATTGAAACACTTTTAAAATTTAATATAAAAACCGAAAGAATGGAGGGCTTGACAGGTATTTGGCTTACAGAAGGATTGCCAAGAAAAATTGCCGCAATAGGTATAAAAGTAAGTCGAGGAATTACCATGCATGGTTTTGCATTAAACGTAAACACGGATTTGAGTTATTTTAATCACATGATTCCATGCGGCATTGCTGATAAAGGTGTTACCTCCATGCAAAAGGAATTGCATCGAGCAATCGAAATGAAAGCCGTAAAAGAGGCGTTTGCCAAAGCATTTCTAAAGAATATTGCTAATAATAATTTCTAA
- the rsmA gene encoding 16S rRNA (adenine(1518)-N(6)/adenine(1519)-N(6))-dimethyltransferase RsmA, whose amino-acid sequence MTKKLKVRAKKHLGQHFLKDENIAAKTANLVDNYPLKNWLEIGPGMGVLTQFLIKKDIALKAVEIDTESVVYLSENMPQLTVLETDFLKTDISDLFPADFGVIGNFPYNISSQILFKILENRDKIPAFAGMFQLEVGQRVASKPHSKAYGILSVLVQAFYEVKLEFQIPPSVFSPPPKVQSVVISGKKINQSINCNSELFFDVVKTAFQQRRKTLSNALKKFNLPKERVSENELFKLRAENLSVQDFDKLTDFIEKNRV is encoded by the coding sequence ATCACTAAAAAATTGAAAGTCAGAGCTAAAAAACATCTTGGTCAGCATTTTTTAAAGGACGAAAATATTGCCGCCAAAACGGCCAATTTGGTTGACAATTATCCCTTAAAAAATTGGTTGGAAATTGGCCCTGGCATGGGCGTTCTCACCCAATTCTTAATTAAAAAAGATATTGCATTAAAGGCTGTCGAAATTGATACGGAATCGGTGGTTTATTTATCCGAAAACATGCCTCAATTAACCGTTTTGGAAACCGATTTTTTAAAAACGGATATTTCCGATTTGTTTCCTGCGGATTTTGGTGTAATCGGTAATTTTCCGTACAACATATCTTCTCAGATTTTATTCAAAATTCTTGAAAATAGAGACAAAATTCCAGCCTTTGCGGGCATGTTTCAACTCGAAGTTGGCCAACGTGTGGCATCAAAACCGCACAGCAAAGCGTATGGTATTCTATCTGTTTTGGTACAGGCTTTTTATGAAGTTAAACTCGAATTTCAAATTCCTCCCTCTGTTTTCAGTCCGCCACCCAAAGTGCAATCGGTGGTCATTTCAGGTAAAAAAATAAACCAGTCGATAAACTGCAACTCCGAATTATTTTTTGACGTGGTGAAAACGGCGTTTCAGCAACGCAGAAAAACGTTGTCGAATGCTTTAAAAAAATTTAACCTACCCAAAGAACGGGTTTCAGAAAATGAATTGTTTAAATTGCGGGCTGAAAATTTATCGGTTCAGGATTTTGATAAACTCACTGATTTCATTGAGAAAAATCGGGTATGA
- the lpxK gene encoding tetraacyldisaccharide 4'-kinase, whose translation MNLLRYLLWPLAFLYGSVMQIRNFLFARKILKSVEFEIPIISVGNLAVGGSGKTPMVKTLIGMLQNDYKIGILSRGYGRKTKGFLNVAEGGLAEQFGDEPLEIKNAYPSVEVAVCENRVLGISELIGSSPTLNLIILDDAFQHRYVKPKISLLLSKANKPFYKDLVMPAGRLREFWFNYKRADAIIFTDFNGQKLAGFNIPVFHSTLVYDELKPVYGQSELPTKCLAVSALANAQSFEYEVKKHVDTVKTISFKDHFNYYPSTVKRLEKMASEFDKNIVTTAKDWVKLKPLIDKINPDFSVFILPVKSEILEKETFRNWLIASLKN comes from the coding sequence ATGAATTTGTTGAGATACCTTTTGTGGCCGTTAGCCTTTTTATACGGAAGTGTCATGCAAATTCGCAATTTTCTTTTTGCACGAAAAATTCTAAAATCGGTAGAATTTGAGATACCTATTATCAGCGTTGGCAATTTGGCCGTGGGTGGCTCGGGCAAAACACCGATGGTAAAAACACTTATAGGAATGTTGCAAAACGACTATAAAATTGGGATTTTGAGCCGGGGGTATGGTAGAAAAACAAAAGGTTTCTTGAATGTTGCCGAAGGTGGTTTGGCAGAGCAATTTGGAGATGAGCCACTCGAAATAAAAAATGCCTATCCATCTGTTGAAGTGGCCGTTTGCGAAAATCGCGTTTTGGGCATTTCGGAGCTCATCGGTTCTTCTCCCACACTCAACCTCATTATTTTAGACGATGCATTTCAGCACCGGTATGTTAAACCCAAAATATCTCTACTTTTATCAAAAGCCAACAAACCATTTTATAAAGACTTGGTGATGCCGGCAGGCCGATTGCGAGAGTTTTGGTTCAATTATAAACGTGCCGATGCCATCATTTTTACTGATTTTAACGGCCAAAAATTGGCTGGTTTTAACATTCCAGTTTTTCACTCAACGTTAGTTTATGATGAATTGAAACCTGTTTATGGCCAAAGTGAATTGCCAACTAAATGCCTCGCCGTGAGTGCATTGGCCAATGCTCAATCATTTGAATATGAGGTAAAAAAACATGTTGATACAGTTAAAACCATTTCGTTTAAAGATCATTTCAACTATTACCCATCCACCGTAAAAAGACTCGAAAAAATGGCCTCAGAATTTGATAAAAACATCGTTACCACGGCCAAAGATTGGGTGAAATTGAAACCACTGATTGATAAAATAAATCCTGATTTTAGCGTTTTTATTTTGCCTGTAAAATCTGAGATATTGGAAAAAGAAACTTTTCGAAATTGGTTAATAGCATCACTAAAAAATTGA
- a CDS encoding Nif3-like dinuclear metal center hexameric protein: MLISEVIEILEKIAPPTLQESYDNAGLIVGSKSTIVTGVLVSLDATEDIVSEAMAQNCNLIVAHHPIVFKGLKQLNGKNYVERTVIKAIKNDIAIYAIHTNLDNVLHSGVNQKIAQKIGLTNVQILQKRKGDLLKLSVFVPQKEAEKVMNAMFDAGAGHIGNYDECSFKTEGIGSFRAGSGSNPSIGTVGERHYEKETKVEVVLPAYAAKNVVKAMQKAHSYEEVAYDLVALQNEWNAVGAGIVGELSEPIEVQHFLKHLKQNLRAEVIKFTSTDKNYIQKVAVCGGSGSFLIGAAMASGADAYVTGDVKYHEFFDGENKLMICDVGHYESEQFTIELLGEILLEKNSNFAVIFSKTVTNPIKYFY; the protein is encoded by the coding sequence ATGCTGATTTCTGAGGTTATCGAAATATTAGAAAAAATTGCTCCGCCAACATTGCAGGAGAGCTATGACAATGCCGGATTAATAGTTGGGAGCAAATCAACAATAGTTACAGGAGTGTTGGTCTCGCTTGATGCAACAGAAGACATTGTTAGTGAGGCAATGGCCCAAAATTGCAATTTGATAGTGGCTCATCATCCCATCGTTTTTAAGGGTTTGAAGCAATTGAACGGAAAAAATTATGTGGAACGAACTGTTATCAAGGCTATTAAAAACGACATAGCCATATACGCCATTCACACCAATTTGGACAATGTCTTGCACAGTGGAGTAAATCAAAAAATTGCTCAAAAAATTGGATTGACGAATGTGCAAATTTTACAAAAACGAAAAGGAGATTTGCTCAAACTAAGTGTTTTTGTGCCTCAAAAAGAGGCCGAAAAGGTAATGAATGCCATGTTTGATGCAGGTGCCGGGCATATTGGCAATTACGATGAATGCAGTTTTAAAACAGAAGGAATCGGAAGTTTTAGAGCCGGCAGCGGAAGCAATCCAAGCATTGGCACAGTAGGGGAGAGGCACTATGAAAAAGAGACAAAAGTAGAAGTGGTGCTTCCGGCGTATGCCGCAAAAAATGTGGTAAAAGCTATGCAAAAGGCTCACAGCTATGAGGAGGTAGCCTACGACTTGGTGGCTCTTCAAAACGAATGGAACGCTGTGGGAGCGGGCATTGTTGGAGAACTTTCTGAACCCATAGAGGTTCAACATTTTTTAAAACATCTCAAGCAAAATTTGAGAGCAGAGGTAATAAAGTTTACATCAACCGATAAAAATTACATTCAAAAAGTAGCGGTGTGCGGCGGTTCGGGAAGTTTTTTAATAGGTGCGGCGATGGCCTCAGGTGCAGATGCCTATGTGACAGGGGATGTAAAATATCATGAGTTTTTTGACGGAGAAAATAAGCTGATGATATGTGATGTAGGCCATTATGAAAGCGAGCAATTTACAATAGAACTTTTAGGAGAAATTTTATTGGAAAAAAATTCTAATTTTGCAGTCATTTTTTCAAAAACGGTCACAAACCCGATAAAATACTTTTATTAA
- a CDS encoding septum formation initiator family protein, whose protein sequence is MNRILVKYKYLIILTVFVLWISFFDEHNLVHQYKLGKEIKILNEEKEFYKADIEAFKIKKKQLESDLESLEAFAREEYLMKKPDEDLYLLDEK, encoded by the coding sequence ATGAATCGCATTTTGGTCAAATACAAATACCTCATTATCCTTACCGTGTTTGTGTTATGGATTTCTTTTTTTGATGAGCACAACTTGGTTCATCAATACAAATTGGGTAAAGAAATAAAAATTCTAAACGAAGAAAAGGAATTTTATAAAGCTGATATTGAGGCTTTTAAAATAAAAAAGAAACAACTTGAATCTGACTTAGAATCGCTCGAAGCCTTTGCACGTGAAGAATATTTGATGAAAAAACCGGACGAAGATTTATATCTGCTCGATGAGAAATAA